In Deinococcus maricopensis DSM 21211, the sequence AATTCAACCTGACGATCCCCACGGCGCGGCCCATCACCATCAACGTCGGCCAGTGACCGCCCCTGCCTGACTGGGCCCGGGGGCCCCACGCGGCCCCCGTGTCAGAATGGCGCTCGTGAGTGTCGTCATCCTTGACTTTGGCTCCCAGTACACGCGCCTGATCGCGCGGCGTTTCCGGGAACTCGGTACGTACAGCGTCATCCTGCCCGGCAACGCCCCCCTGGAACGCATCCAGCGTGAGAACCCCGTCGGCATCGTCCTGTCCGGCGGGCCCAGCAGCGTGTACGACGAGCGTGCCCCCCGCCCCGCCGACGGCGTCCTCGACCTCGACGTGCCCATCCTCGGCATCTGCTACGGCATGCAGTTCCTCGCGCAGCAGGCCGGCGGCGACGTGAAACGCGCCGGGAAACGCGAGTACGGCAAGGCCGACCTCACCCGCTACGGCGGGCAGCTCTTCCAGGGCATCCAGGGCGAATTCGTCGCGTGGATGAGCCACAGCGACAGCGTCACCCGTCTGCCTGAAGGGTACGACGTCGTCGCGGAAACCGAGGACACGCCCGTCACGGCCATCGAGAACGTCACCACGCGCCGTTACGGCGTGCAGTTCCACCCGGAAGTCGTGCACACCCCCAAGGGCACGCTGCTGCTCGAGAACTACCTGAGCATCTGCGGCGCCGCACGCGACTGGAATGCCGAGCACATCATCGACGAACTCATCGAGGGTGTCCGCGCGCAGGTCGGCGACGGCCGCGTCCTCCTCGCCATCAGCGGCGGCGTGGACAGCAGCACCCTCGGCCTGCTCCTCGCGCGCGCCGTCGGCGAGAAACTCACGGCCGTGTTCATCGACCACGGCCTGCTGCGCCTTGGCGAGCGTGAGCAGGTCGAGGCGGCCCTGCGTCCCCTCGGCGTGAACCTCGTGACGGTGGACGCGCGCGAGCAGTTCCTCGGCGCGCTCGCGGGCGTCAGCGACCCCGAGCAGAAACGCAAGATCATCGGCCGCGAGTTCATTCGCGCGTTCGAACGCGAAGCGCGCGAGTACGGCCCGTTCGACTTCCTCGCGCAGGGCACGCTGTACCCGGACGTCATCGAGTCCGCCGGCGGCGAGGGCGCCGCGAACATCAAGAGCCACCACAACGTCGGCGGCCTGCCCGACGACCTCGCGTTCAAGCTCGTCGAGCCGTTCCGCACGCTGTTCAAGGACGAGGTGCGCGAGATCGCCCGCCTGCTCGGCCTGCCCGACCACATCCGCATGCGCCACCCGTTCCCCGGCCCGGGCCTCGCCATCCGCGTGCTCGGCGAGATCACGCCCGAGAAGCTCGACATTCTCAAGCGCGTGGATGACATTTTCATCAGTGGGCTGCGCGAGTTCGGCCTGTACGACGGGTGCTCGCAGGCCCTCGCGGTCCTCACGCCCATCCAGTCCGTCGGCGTGATGGGTGACGAGCGTACGTACAGCTACACCGCCGCGTTGCGCGCCGTCACCACTGACGACTTCATGACGGCCGAGTGGGCGCGTCTCCCGTACGACTTCCTCGCGACCATGAGCAACCGCATCGTGAACCAGGTCCACGAGATCAACCGCGTCGTGTACGACATTACCGGCAAGCCGCCCGCCACCATTGAGTGGGAGTAACCCCCGGAGAAGGGCGGGGCCGACACGTCATCGTGTCGGCCCCGCCCTTCGTGTTCACCATCCATGATTATGTCGCGTTCTGTGAGGGTCCGCTGTGCATTACTCACCTGACGCGTTCATGACGCGTGGCTTATGATCGCACCACCGAAGAGCAATCAACCAACTGCCTCTTCGGCGAAAGAGGTGACATTGTGCACATCTATAAGCTGACTGGACGCAACGTCGAAGTCACGGACGCCCTACGGGATTACGTCGAGACGAAACTCACGCGACTGGACCGCTTCAACGGGCAGGTTACGGACGCGCGCGTCACGCTCACCGTCCGCGACGTCCGCGACGCCAGCCGCCGCAACCGCGTCGAAGTTCAGCTGAACGTGCCCAACGGCATTATCCGCGCCGAAGAACACCACGCCGACATGTACGCCGCCATCGACAAGGCCGGTGACGTCCTCGAACGCCAGCTGCGCAAGTTCAAGACCAAGATCATGCGTCACCGCCACGACGCGCAGCCTGACGACGCGGCCCCGCCCGCACCGGCCAGCGGCGACGACGTGAGCGAATTCACGCCGGAAATCGTCCGTCAGAAACGCTTCGACCTGCGGCCCATGACCGCCGAGGACGCCGTCACGCAGATGGAAGCGCTCGGGCACGACTTCTACGTCTTCAGGAACATGGACACCGAGGGCTGCGCGGTCGTGTACCGCCGCCGCGACGGCAACTACGGCCTGATCGAACCCAGCGTGTAACGCCCGGGCTGGGGCGGGCACGTGCCCGCCCCAGCCCGGCGCGCCGCCCAGCCTCAACGGGCGGGCCTGAGGGGAAGTCAGGCCTGCCCGCGCCTCACAGCACGCCACGCAGGGCCGCGCGCGCCTGCGCCTGATCCTCGTGCAGCTGGGCCTTCAGAGCGTCCAGCCCACTGAAGCGCTGCTCGGCCCGAAGGTGCTGGTAGAACTTCACGACGATCTCCTGCCCGTACAGGTCACCCTCGAAATCCAGCACGTTCACCTCAAAGCGCCGCTCCGTGCCGTTCACGGTCGGGCGCATGCCGATGTTCGCCATGCCGCCGTACCGCCCGTGATCCGTCGTGACGCTCACCGCGAACACGCCCAGCGGCAGCGCCTTCCCCTCGGGCACGCGGATGTTCGCGGTCGGGAAGCCAATGGTCCGCCCCAGCTGATCCCCGCGGACCACCACGCCCGCCGCGTCGTAATGGCGGCCCAGGAACCGGTTCGCGCTCGTCACGTCGCCCTGCTGCAGGTGCGCGCGAATGCGGGTGCTTTTGATGTCCTCGCCGTTCAGGCCGTGCATGGGCAGCGGCACGACGTCCGCCGTCACCTCGCGCAGGTCCGCCACGCCGCCCGCGCGGCCCCGCCCGAAATGGAAGTCCTCGCCGACCACCAGCGCGCGCGGCCGCAGCGTCCGCAGGTCATCCAGGAACGCGTCTTTCGGGCGCGCCGCGAACTCCCGCGTGAACGGCACGGCAATGACCTCATCCACCCCGAACCGCGCGAGCAGGTCGAGCTTCTCGGGCAGCGTCGACAGGAACTCCACGCCCTGCATCAGCACGCGCGTGGGCGGGTCGAACGTGTACACGACGCTCGGCACGCGGTAATGCCGCGCGCGTTCCTTCAGGCGCGCCAGCAGTGCCTGGTGACCCAGGTGCACGCCGTCGAAACTGCCGACCGCCACGACCGTTTCCGTGTCCGGCCGCTGGGTGGGGGAGACGTACGTCTTCACGCGCCTGCGTCCTCCCGCACCACGCCCGGCGCACTCGCGTCCCGCGCATGCAGCTCCTCCAGGGCGTACAGCGCGGCCGCCACCGTCGTCGCACTGCCCTGCAGGGTGCCCTCCCGCAGGCCGCGCAGGACCTCGCGCGGGTCGAGCCACAGCACCTCAATGTCCTCGTCCTCGTCCATGGGGAGCCGCGCCTCACGCAGGTCCGTGGCGAGGAACAACGAGAGGCGCTCGTCGCAGAAGCCCGGGCTGCTGTAGAACTGCGTCAGAAGGCGCATGTGCCCGTCCAGGCCGACCTCCTCCTGCAACTCCCGCCGCGCGGCCTCCTCGGGCGTCTCCCCCTCGTCCACCAGCCCGGCGGGGGCCTCCACCGTGAACGCCCCGACGGCGCGCCGCTGCTGCTTCACGAGCACCATCTCGCCACGGTCGTTCAGGGCGAGGATGCTCACGGCGTCCGCGTGCCGCACGACCTCCCACTTGCCCTCCAGCAGTTCCAGACGGACGATCTTCCCGTCGTACACGACGTTCGTGTCACTCATGCCGCCCACTGTACCGCGCGCGCCACCCCGAACCTCAACCCGCACCCCCGCCGGAAGAGTCGACGTCACACGTGAACGGCAGCTCCAGGGCACCCGGGTGCGCCACGTGCCCCGCCTCACAGGGGGGCGCGTGGCCGTGCGTCCGCTCGGCTGGTGCCCCCTCACAGGGAGCGAAGTTCGTCGACGGCGACCAGAACGGTGCTGGAGGCGGAACGGTAGCCCGCCTCCGCCCCTGCGCCCGGTCCGGGCGGGGCGCGGTCAGCAACAGCCCGATGATCGCCACCGCCAGAGTCAGCATGAACAGCCACATACCGTCACCTCCTGAACCGCAACGGCGGCCCAGAGGACCATACACTCGGCGGGCGGCAAGGTTCCCACACACGAGCGGGGGCGGTCCGTGGACCGCCCCCGCTCACATATGCGGGTTACTCGCGTTCGACCTGGCGGAGGAACGCGGGGATGTCGTAGTCGCGGGCGTCGTACGCGCTCACGGCCGGTTTGGTGGGGGCGGCGCCCCCACGAATGAAGGTGTCGAGCGTGCTGTGGCGCGGCGCGCCCGGCATGAACGACGCGGGGCTGTCGTTGAAGCCCGTGGCGATGACGGTCACGCGCACCTCGTCGCCGGCGTTCTCGTCGAACGCCACGCCGAACAGCATGTCAGGCTCCTCGGAGCCGGTCGCCTCGCGGATCTTCTCGACGATCTCGTTCGCTTCGTGCATGCTCAGGTCGAAGCCGCCCGTGACGTTCACGAGGATGCGGCGGGCGCCCTCGATGCCGCGCTCCAGCAGCGGGCTGTTGATAGCGCTCGCCGCGGCCTCCTCCGCGAGCTTCTCGCCGCGGCCCGCGCCGATGCCCATCAGGACGCTGCCGGCGTTCATCAGGAGGTTGCGGACGTCCGCGAAGTCCACGTTGATCATGCCCTCGACGTTGATGACGTCGCTGATGCCTTTCACGCCGTAGTACAGGACGCGGTCCGCGATCAGGAACGCCTCACGGAAGCTGACCTTCTTGTCGACGGCCGTGAGCAGTTTCTCGTTGTTGACGACGATCATGCCGTCGACGCGTTCGCTGAGTTTGCTGATGCCTTCCTCGGCGATGCGCAGGCGTTTGGGACCCTCGAACCGGAAGGGGCGCGTGACGATGGCGATGGTCAGGATGCCCATCTCCCGCGCGATTTCCGCGACGACGGGCGCGCTGCCCGTGCCAGTGCCGCCGCCCATGCCGGCCGTGATGAACAGCATGTCCGTGCCGTCCAGGTATTCCTTGATGCGCTCGCGGTCCTCCAGGGCGGCCTTCTCGCCGACATCCGGGTCGGCGCCCGCACCGAGGCCGCGCGTGAGGCGGTCCCCGAGTTGAATGCGCACTTCCGCGTGGCTCTTGGCGAGCACCTGCGCGTCGGTGTTCCCAGCGATGAACTCCACGCCCTCAAGCCCCGATTCGATCATGCGGTTCACGGCGTTGTTCCCCGCTCCACCCAAGCCAATCACGCGAATTCTCGCC encodes:
- the guaA gene encoding glutamine-hydrolyzing GMP synthase, coding for MSVVILDFGSQYTRLIARRFRELGTYSVILPGNAPLERIQRENPVGIVLSGGPSSVYDERAPRPADGVLDLDVPILGICYGMQFLAQQAGGDVKRAGKREYGKADLTRYGGQLFQGIQGEFVAWMSHSDSVTRLPEGYDVVAETEDTPVTAIENVTTRRYGVQFHPEVVHTPKGTLLLENYLSICGAARDWNAEHIIDELIEGVRAQVGDGRVLLAISGGVDSSTLGLLLARAVGEKLTAVFIDHGLLRLGEREQVEAALRPLGVNLVTVDAREQFLGALAGVSDPEQKRKIIGREFIRAFEREAREYGPFDFLAQGTLYPDVIESAGGEGAANIKSHHNVGGLPDDLAFKLVEPFRTLFKDEVREIARLLGLPDHIRMRHPFPGPGLAIRVLGEITPEKLDILKRVDDIFISGLREFGLYDGCSQALAVLTPIQSVGVMGDERTYSYTAALRAVTTDDFMTAEWARLPYDFLATMSNRIVNQVHEINRVVYDITGKPPATIEWE
- the hpf gene encoding ribosome hibernation-promoting factor, HPF/YfiA family, which gives rise to MHIYKLTGRNVEVTDALRDYVETKLTRLDRFNGQVTDARVTLTVRDVRDASRRNRVEVQLNVPNGIIRAEEHHADMYAAIDKAGDVLERQLRKFKTKIMRHRHDAQPDDAAPPAPASGDDVSEFTPEIVRQKRFDLRPMTAEDAVTQMEALGHDFYVFRNMDTEGCAVVYRRRDGNYGLIEPSV
- the ribF gene encoding riboflavin biosynthesis protein RibF gives rise to the protein MKTYVSPTQRPDTETVVAVGSFDGVHLGHQALLARLKERARHYRVPSVVYTFDPPTRVLMQGVEFLSTLPEKLDLLARFGVDEVIAVPFTREFAARPKDAFLDDLRTLRPRALVVGEDFHFGRGRAGGVADLREVTADVVPLPMHGLNGEDIKSTRIRAHLQQGDVTSANRFLGRHYDAAGVVVRGDQLGRTIGFPTANIRVPEGKALPLGVFAVSVTTDHGRYGGMANIGMRPTVNGTERRFEVNVLDFEGDLYGQEIVVKFYQHLRAEQRFSGLDALKAQLHEDQAQARAALRGVL
- a CDS encoding NUDIX domain-containing protein; this encodes MSDTNVVYDGKIVRLELLEGKWEVVRHADAVSILALNDRGEMVLVKQQRRAVGAFTVEAPAGLVDEGETPEEAARRELQEEVGLDGHMRLLTQFYSSPGFCDERLSLFLATDLREARLPMDEDEDIEVLWLDPREVLRGLREGTLQGSATTVAAALYALEELHARDASAPGVVREDAGA
- the ftsZ gene encoding cell division protein FtsZ, whose amino-acid sequence is MQAARIRVIGLGGAGNNAVNRMIESGLEGVEFIAGNTDAQVLAKSHAEVRIQLGDRLTRGLGAGADPDVGEKAALEDRERIKEYLDGTDMLFITAGMGGGTGTGSAPVVAEIAREMGILTIAIVTRPFRFEGPKRLRIAEEGISKLSERVDGMIVVNNEKLLTAVDKKVSFREAFLIADRVLYYGVKGISDVINVEGMINVDFADVRNLLMNAGSVLMGIGAGRGEKLAEEAAASAINSPLLERGIEGARRILVNVTGGFDLSMHEANEIVEKIREATGSEEPDMLFGVAFDENAGDEVRVTVIATGFNDSPASFMPGAPRHSTLDTFIRGGAAPTKPAVSAYDARDYDIPAFLRQVERE